In Catenulispora sp. MAP5-51, the following proteins share a genomic window:
- a CDS encoding phytanoyl-CoA dioxygenase family protein — translation MTTESVQKQFVLTDEEAALLPTDAEVQEYQERGWFLTGKLFSDDEVDALVEATDRYYDGERSRELPARPAKLAAWKPSDGPVQRHNDYVHYESDAIAKILCKPLLGAVAARLARTDEIRVFQSTLIYKPPIAGEPSNVVPWHFDRHYWASCTSEDMLTAFIPFHDCGPEMGTITMVDGSHRWREIGREDSMVRHFAERDKADLERVLAENAAHNGAEITKIPMVIPKGHMSFHHCRTYHGSGANLSPRPRRAISFHLQDGANENQRFELGDGSFAAYNHDVLVRRLPDGRPDYADPDFCPVLWRN, via the coding sequence ATGACGACCGAGTCAGTACAGAAGCAGTTCGTCCTCACCGACGAGGAGGCCGCGCTGCTGCCGACCGACGCCGAGGTCCAGGAGTACCAGGAGCGCGGCTGGTTCCTCACCGGCAAGCTGTTCTCCGACGACGAGGTCGACGCGCTCGTGGAGGCCACCGACCGCTACTACGACGGCGAGCGCAGCCGCGAGCTGCCGGCACGGCCCGCCAAGCTGGCCGCGTGGAAGCCGTCCGACGGACCGGTGCAGCGGCACAACGACTACGTGCACTACGAGAGCGACGCCATCGCGAAGATCCTGTGCAAGCCGCTGCTCGGCGCGGTCGCCGCCCGACTGGCGCGCACCGACGAGATCCGGGTCTTCCAGTCGACGCTGATCTACAAGCCGCCGATCGCCGGCGAGCCGAGCAACGTCGTGCCCTGGCACTTCGACCGGCACTACTGGGCCTCGTGCACGTCCGAGGACATGCTGACGGCGTTCATCCCGTTCCACGACTGCGGGCCGGAGATGGGCACCATCACCATGGTCGACGGCAGCCACCGCTGGCGGGAGATCGGCCGCGAGGACTCGATGGTCCGGCACTTCGCCGAGCGCGACAAGGCCGACCTGGAGCGGGTCCTGGCCGAGAACGCCGCGCACAACGGCGCCGAGATCACCAAGATCCCGATGGTCATCCCCAAGGGCCACATGAGCTTCCACCACTGCCGTACCTACCACGGCAGCGGCGCGAACCTCTCCCCGCGGCCCCGGCGCGCGATCTCGTTCCACCTGCAGGACGGGGCGAACGAGAACCAGCGCTTCGAACTCGGCGACGGAAGCTTCGCCGCGTACAACCACGACGTGCTCGTGCGGCGCCTGCCGGACGGACGTCCCGACTATGCAGACCCCGATTTCTGCCCTGTGCTTTGGAGGAACTGA
- a CDS encoding DUF3050 domain-containing protein, which yields MAATRYDWGQRHPGIEQLENRIAAARDDVVGHALYARLRDTEAIRAFLEHHVFAVWDFMSLLKSLQRNLTCVAVPWVPTGPTGSRRLINDIVLVEESDELRGGFISHFELYVQGMTEAGADTSVIDSFIALLRSGAAVEPALTEAGVPAPAAEFVAMTWDIIATAPVHCQAAAFAFGREDLIPDMFQQVVRVNENVGNLDTFVDYLARHIEVDGEEHTPMAMQMLADLCGDDDKKWDECAETVTRALRARAALWDGILAAIGEREAALVGSSDG from the coding sequence ATGGCAGCCACCCGTTACGACTGGGGCCAGCGGCACCCGGGCATCGAGCAGCTGGAGAACCGGATCGCGGCCGCCCGCGACGACGTGGTCGGACACGCGCTGTACGCGCGGCTGCGCGACACCGAGGCGATCCGCGCGTTCCTGGAGCACCACGTCTTCGCGGTGTGGGACTTCATGTCGCTGCTGAAGTCGCTGCAGCGCAACCTGACCTGCGTCGCGGTCCCGTGGGTGCCGACCGGCCCCACCGGCAGCCGCCGCCTGATCAACGACATCGTCCTGGTCGAGGAGAGCGACGAGCTGCGCGGCGGCTTCATCAGCCACTTCGAGCTGTACGTCCAGGGCATGACCGAGGCCGGCGCCGACACCTCCGTCATCGACTCCTTCATCGCCCTGCTGCGTTCCGGCGCCGCGGTGGAACCGGCGCTGACCGAAGCCGGCGTCCCGGCCCCGGCCGCCGAGTTCGTCGCGATGACCTGGGACATCATCGCCACAGCACCGGTCCACTGCCAGGCCGCCGCCTTCGCCTTCGGCCGCGAGGACCTGATCCCGGACATGTTCCAGCAGGTCGTCCGGGTCAACGAGAACGTCGGCAACCTCGACACCTTCGTGGACTACCTGGCCCGCCACATCGAGGTCGACGGCGAGGAGCACACCCCGATGGCGATGCAGATGCTCGCCGACCTGTGCGGCGACGACGACAAGAAGTGGGACGAGTGCGCCGAGACGGTGACCCGCGCACTGCGGGCGCGGGCGGCACTGTGGGACGGCATCCTCGCCGCGATCGGGGAGCGTGAGGCGGCGCTGGTCGGAAGCAGCGATGGCTGA